TCCATGTCtataaatgagaaaacaaaatagtCACAATAGAGTCTActctaatattattattattgtaattttatatgttaatgtctagatacaaaatataaatattttaaatatttttaaaaaaataatgaaattaattaaaaatacccATTTTGATTTTGCACACTTACATGCAATTTtacaaatagtaaaaaaaaaaaaaaaagtcatatttttcaaatgaaaaagtTGTTGAGAGGGTTGTAAGGAAAAGCACAATGATCATATATGACCAGCAAGGATGGCCTACAAAGAGAGAAAGCATCATTTATGAAGGGGGTCTTGTAATGAATGAATCCATTCTCATCACATAATATTCTTTGTGCAATTATATATTCCCAAAAGCTCCAACAAGTAGAAATATTCAAAGCTAAAGCTTAGTCACTAGTGtcctattttatgtcaaatcaTCAAATACTAGAGCAGTGATTCTTACCCTCCTATTGTGTTATTAACTCATGGGGCATGGGGCACCGCTCAAAATTCTACTTTCTCTGTTAATAAAAGGTTGATTTTGGCCACCGGCAATCAAAATTTTCAgttgggtattttttttctttttcataaaagaaGTTTTGCAAATGAAGGAgacatcatttttcttcaattttgaagcaaaatcatcattattgttttattaaaatgcTTTTCCAAAGTAAAATATGTATTCTAAAGAATAATGATTGGAAAaagttttatcattttctttgtagTGAACTTGGGAAAGAAAGAGACACCATTGAACTACCAATTCTCCGTTCCTTAACATTTTCCCTCGCATCAGACCTTATACCTCTTATCAAACCAAATTCTAATACTGTGTTGAACTACTAATCATGTTAAGGAGTATAATTTGCATATTAAACAAAAtcctataaatttaattttttttaaaaaaattgataattcaacatggtattagaatttgatttgaCAAGAGGTTTTGGGTTTGACTCACCTTTTTACCCCTATTTATAAATTGTTAGTTCTACTGAGTAGTACATTACATGACACAAAAAATTAACTCCACTCACAATATATTAggtttctaaaattaattacattaaatttttggatttttgatattttaaaagttgttaaTATAAtacttgtaaaaataataattataaaagtaatttatgatttatgtaattaataaactatttctaaatttaCTATATAGTTTACAAAATTCTAACATAAATTGTCGTTTTAAGACACAATTTTAACATAATTAcattatattatcttttaaacaaataattttaatataaattctaaaatttgaaattatttaaaaaaaaaaaaaaaaactacttcaaaattcaatgactaaattcaaattctctcttcaaaagaaacaaactagggtaaatatatatatatttttcaacatCCCCATCAATAATTTCATTgattaaattatcaatatatatatatatatatatatatatataatataagacATTTCTCGAGATTCCCTAATCCACACGTGTCCCTTTACTGTCATGGAGTTCAAGATCcaacaaataaaatcattacTAAAAAAAGAGAACGGTATTTGCTTAAAATCATTGTGGTgaatcaaagtaaaaaaaaaattaactcatGTCTagtttgagaactattttttgaaatatatttaaaaatattaaaaataaattaaaaatattacatattttcaaatctaattttattttataaaatgttagaaaatagtttttaaaaatagttatcaaataggCATAAAATTCCACCcacaaaaagatgaaaaatttataattgaaagATTCCGATGAGTCCCCCATACTACTACTATAGTGGCCAaatcaaaaaccctaaattcTTGCCAAGAACAAAGGGagtaaaaaaaagtaaaaataccaaaaaaaaaaaaaaaggaaagagaaatttGCAGAGATTCTGAGAGAGTGACAATGATCACAAAGCCGCACGAGACCTTTCATTGGATTCTCTTGTGATGTTGGGTCTGCAGCAGACACAGACACCCACAAATCTGACCCCCATGATCTCACCTTACACCATTTCATGTAAAAAAACACTCCATCTCCCCCCCACCTTTATTGCACACTGATTCCTCTCTCTGCAATAAAGTTTCACCCCAATTTTGTGACCAATTCTTTTCCCAACTCCTTCCTCCAAAAGTCTTCTGCCTTGTGGCTCACACCcccaaaagaatttccactgcAAATGGTTACCCATGGCATGAGGAAATTTACTCCAACCCTATCCAAAAGTGGAATATGTGATGACCTTTTGCTCATGGCTTTTACAGGCAAAATGTGTGAAGCTCATATTCATTTATGATATCAAAATTCTTCATATTGCTTGAAACCCTTTAATGAATGAAAGAATGGTGGATGAGAATTTAGGGTTTATGGGGTATACCCATGTTGAGATATGGCCAATTTATTAGACTAGAAGACTTGAACCGACAATGGGGTATGGGTATGGGGTCTTGTGGTGGCCTATTTTTACTAGATTTGACATTGATATAAAGCAAATTAATGATTTGGTCTTGAGATGATTCAAacattttatatacatatatggtaTCATGCAGTACTGGTTTCATGATCACTCATCAATGGCAAaatccaaaaggaaaaaaaagaaagaagaggtgACACACAAAAAAGAAGTCTATGTGCTTTCTTTACTTCCTCAAATTTGACTTGAAAAACACAAGCTAAAAGCCACACCCACACAAGCTCAAATCCACCAACTACATTGTGGACTCTCCAAACACCAGGAGTCAGGATCCatccaagaaaaaggaaaaagggctAAGAACTTAGCTAATATTAGTATATACCCTgaacataataataattaaaaagaaaaaaagaaaaagaaaaaaaacccaactAAAATTAGCaaaagaagagaaggagaaagcTAGCAACTTCTTCCTCTAAGACCACTCAATTCTCACACTATACTTCAATGATCAATTgaagaacaaaagaaacaaaatgagagaaggagagaaagagagagcatTATATAAAGATCATCGTGTCTAAAGGATCAAtgatctttatatatatattttataaatatatactcTATGAACACACCAGTAGTACTGCTTCAAACTGAGACATCTCCAAgagcaaagaagaagaaaagctCTAAGTCTGGTGGAgcaaagaaagcaataggaGACCTTCTTAGTGAGTAGTTTGGCCTTCTCTTCTTGGGTGCAGGTGGGCATGTTAGTATCTCTGGTATGCGAAACCTCTGAGCCTTAGGGGTGGAGAAGCCATTGTTTGAGATGTCCACACTCTCCAATTCTACAGCCGGAGTATTGGATGGATTATCATCTGCTGCATGATCCATTGAAGGCTGTGGATCACTGGACTGTACAGGAGGTCTGCTGTACTGGGTTCTTCTTGGTCTCCTTGTTCTCCTCCTTTGAGCCATTGGAGAGGATGATGAAAGCTTCTGCAGAGTTGTGGATATATGAATGAAGATGGAGCAGTTAAAAGGGGCGGAAACAGGCAGTTTTTGAGAGGGGAAAAGAGGAGGAATTGTGCTGAAAACCTTTACCAGGGTATGGCTAAAAAACAACACCAAAGCAGAAAAACTTCTTGAAAACCTATAAGGGCGGGGAGGTACTTTAAAGCAAGTAAATTTGACTGAAAAAAGTGGTAAAAGCGAAGAGACAACCTCTTTGGAAACAAACCTTTTCAAGCTCAGATCAACAGCTTGTGTTTCTGTTGAAAACCCCACTTAGATTTAGGGAGAAACTTCACTGTTGAATCTTCACAAACCCCACTTCTCACAAAGAAATCTGCAAACACCCCATATGATCAGATCATTACCCCTCATAACCCCatcaaaaaccctaaacttAGAAAAAAGAGAGTGAACCCACTTTATTGAAAAAGCCCTGATCAAAACCCTAGAGAGATCACACTTTTGTGATTCTTAGGGTTTATATAATAGCAGTAGTTGTGTCCCATGACTCCCATCCCCTAagtaaaacccaaaaaaaatagGAGAGAGGGATGTTTCAAATTCTGtgtattttaggaaattttcatTATTGGGAACAATTATGAGACCCAAAAAGGACTGTATATAATAGGTAAGCCGTAAGCCTAACCCATGGTAGATTTTGCaacatttgatttaaaatttgagagggaaaaaatatttttcaaaaatgaagttaTTAAATGATGATAATAGGAGATAATTTTGGCagcaaatttatttctttttttttaaatagaaaatgtgaaaaaaaattgtacatcaCATGTAGACAATTCCcaattttaaaaccataattttttttaaaaagcccacatttattaattaaaaatcataattacaTCACAAATTTGGgtaaatttgtttcatttttctaaaatatattatcatacTTTGTCTCTTGTACAGTTAATCACATGCCATAGAAtcaataatttttccttttttcataaaaaaaaaaaaaaaaaaaaaaggaaaagacagaTGAAATGTGAGATGATAAATTGGGACTGGGCATTGCCCATGAAGATATAAATCACTAATTAATTAAGACTGAGGAAGTTGACAATGAGAGGACTGTTTGTTTGTGCATGTGAGACCAATTTCTTAGCTTCGTTCTTACCTGGtcagacaatttttttttaacttaattcatGCTTGGATTCCTTTCCCTCCTTAACGTTTTCTGTCACATTTTCAAATCCCACACAGAGTATCCTAGACGAAGTGTGTTCACACTTGGATAGACTTAGGctaattttttttgggttaaagtTCAATTCATTGATTAATCCAAACAAAACTAAAAGGGAATTGGGaaaaaggcttttttttttctttttttttctttttaagattgAAACTATGAATTGTATAAAATCTAtgtaaatttttgaaatttatcaaacatcatGGGTGAACTTTGAATAAACCAGCCTTTTTTCAAATGGGTTTCTTAGCACAAGTTGATGTATTGAGAAAGCAATTAAGAAAGaggaatatgaaaaacaaaaaagaataaaggTTAAAAGAAGCTAGCAGAAGAAAACAATGAGGTAGTGTGGAGTTGATGGGTGGGACTGGTTTGAGGATTTTGAGAATCAGCAATGGTACCAAGGGAGAAGCGGATTTTGTGCCTTTAAGGTTGTGGGTTGGGCAAAGAACATATTCTTCTGCCTGATCTGGTTCTGGGCCTCTGGGTTAAAGTCTGCAAAGCATGATTTGCTTAGTCATGGACTCATGGCAACTTGCATTTTGAGCGTACTTTCTTGGCTTTTTGAGGGAAAATTTCTTCCAAAAGTACTCCCAAATTTTTAATCAAGAATCCTAGCACTGCATACACATGGGGGGTTCctggatttttctcttcaaatgttCATCATGGCCACTGTTCAGACTTGATTTTGAAAGGTTATTTCTTCATATCTTTTCCTCTCATGTTGGGAAAAGGCTTTAAGTCCtgattattttggaaattttcactttttggTTAGGAAATGGTTTTCTTGAATAGTGactatatatctatatct
The sequence above is drawn from the Vitis riparia cultivar Riparia Gloire de Montpellier isolate 1030 chromosome 6, EGFV_Vit.rip_1.0, whole genome shotgun sequence genome and encodes:
- the LOC117917094 gene encoding cyclin-dependent protein kinase inhibitor SMR9, whose protein sequence is MAQRRRTRRPRRTQYSRPPVQSSDPQPSMDHAADDNPSNTPAVELESVDISNNGFSTPKAQRFRIPEILTCPPAPKKRRPNYSLRRSPIAFFAPPDLELFFFFALGDVSV